One region of Rhodocaloribacter litoris genomic DNA includes:
- a CDS encoding GntR family transcriptional regulator, whose amino-acid sequence MLKPGRPRHEQLSDWLREQIEQGVYEVDSRLPSESQLGKRFGVSRITVRRALQTLENEGLIYRRQGLGSFVRDQRVRQGLVRLTDFVEDMTQAGLTPSSQVLFHGPVPAPPEVARALGLDEGTTVIRLDRRRLGNGEPVAFDRTWLPVFYAQLLEGHDLETETIYHILEHNYGVPVLRGRYRIEAVNADAELAATLGVAEGRALLLITRLSTTHGDRHIYYQQRYYRSDRVAYELELERDPRRLPSAAHGLPLRDFEPVFNL is encoded by the coding sequence ATGCTGAAACCGGGACGTCCGCGGCACGAACAGTTGAGCGACTGGCTGCGGGAACAGATCGAACAGGGGGTCTATGAGGTGGATTCCCGGCTTCCCTCCGAAAGCCAGCTCGGCAAACGCTTCGGTGTCAGCCGCATCACGGTGCGGCGGGCCCTGCAAACGCTTGAAAACGAGGGGCTGATCTACCGGCGGCAGGGACTGGGCTCGTTCGTCCGGGATCAGCGGGTGCGGCAGGGGCTCGTCCGCCTGACCGACTTCGTGGAAGACATGACCCAGGCCGGGCTCACGCCGTCGTCGCAGGTGCTCTTTCACGGCCCGGTGCCGGCCCCGCCGGAGGTCGCCCGGGCCCTCGGCCTGGACGAAGGCACCACCGTCATCCGGCTGGATCGACGCCGCCTCGGAAACGGCGAGCCCGTGGCCTTCGACCGGACGTGGCTGCCGGTCTTCTATGCCCAGCTGCTCGAAGGACACGACCTCGAAACCGAAACCATCTACCATATCCTCGAACACAACTACGGGGTGCCGGTGCTGCGCGGGCGCTACCGCATCGAAGCCGTCAACGCCGATGCCGAACTGGCAGCCACGCTCGGCGTCGCCGAAGGACGCGCCCTGCTGCTGATCACCCGCCTCTCGACCACCCACGGCGACCGCCACATCTACTACCAGCAACGCTATTACCGGAGCGACCGGGTCGCCTACGAACTCGAACTGGAACGCGACCCGCGGCGCCTGCCCTCCGCGGCGCACGGCTTGCCCCTCCGGGACTTCGAGCCGGTCTTCAACCTTTGA
- a CDS encoding Crp/Fnr family transcriptional regulator produces the protein MSSSDAFKDEVYTVLPFLRTAPAALREAFFARAIRADMPAGRHLCMEGDRCLHLPIVLAGSARIYKIGGQGREITLYRLEPGDSCILTASCLIGNHDFPAFAITETDVVAALVPATDFLRWLGEHAAWRTYVFGLLWNRLVDVISLVEEVTFRRMDARLAEHLLKLTGNVVGTIHTTHEALADELGTAREVVSRILKEFERQGWVALSRGTIRVCDPRGLLGKARQN, from the coding sequence ATGAGCTCTTCAGACGCGTTCAAGGACGAAGTGTACACGGTGCTGCCGTTCCTGCGTACGGCCCCTGCCGCTCTGCGCGAGGCGTTCTTCGCCCGGGCGATCCGCGCCGACATGCCGGCGGGACGCCACCTGTGTATGGAAGGCGACCGGTGCCTGCACCTGCCGATCGTGCTGGCCGGCAGCGCCCGCATCTACAAGATCGGCGGGCAGGGCCGCGAAATTACGCTCTACCGGCTCGAACCGGGCGACAGCTGCATCCTGACGGCCTCGTGTCTCATCGGTAACCACGACTTCCCGGCCTTCGCCATCACAGAGACGGATGTGGTGGCGGCGCTGGTTCCGGCCACGGACTTCCTCCGATGGCTGGGAGAACACGCGGCCTGGCGCACGTACGTGTTCGGCCTGCTCTGGAACCGACTCGTCGACGTCATCAGCCTCGTCGAGGAGGTCACCTTTCGGCGCATGGACGCCCGCCTGGCCGAGCACCTGCTCAAACTGACCGGCAACGTCGTGGGGACGATCCACACCACCCATGAGGCCCTCGCCGACGAACTGGGCACCGCCCGTGAGGTCGTCAGCCGCATTCTGAAGGAATTCGAGCGTCAGGGCTGGGTGGCCCTCTCCCGTGGCACCATCCGCGTCTGCGACCCCCGAGGGCTGCTCGGCAAGGCCCGGCAGAACTGA
- a CDS encoding YgaP family membrane protein has translation MTKNMGSIDRILRVAVAVIIGVLLLTGTLQGTLATILGILAIVFLLTSAIGFCPLYAPFKLSTRGKEG, from the coding sequence ATGACGAAGAACATGGGCTCCATCGACCGCATCCTCCGCGTAGCCGTCGCGGTGATTATCGGCGTGCTCCTCCTGACCGGCACGCTGCAGGGCACCCTGGCCACCATCCTGGGCATCCTCGCCATCGTTTTCCTGCTGACGAGCGCCATCGGCTTCTGCCCGCTCTACGCGCCGTTCAAACTGTCGACGCGCGGCAAAGAGGGCTGA